In the Akkermansiaceae bacterium genome, one interval contains:
- a CDS encoding ABC transporter permease subunit: MRLFRILTFKELKGYFLSPFGWVILAFVVIMQGISLSTAMKGFRDTPVKDSLVYVTFHTPLFWFYFLFIFPLITMRLFAEEERSGTLESLLTAPVRSWQVVASKYTAAMIFYTLLWVPAIVQFKMFDWVTVFEWAKGMPPAWTAGGLLGSLAIIWLMGAAFTAVGCLCSSLTSSQITAGIFTIGILVIFHFLGYVTTIWGNSFAGAAFFDYISSRQHLHYFASGLFDSRPAVLYLTLAIFVLFLTYQVVDFRRWRR, from the coding sequence ATGAGACTTTTCCGCATCCTCACCTTCAAGGAATTGAAGGGCTATTTCCTCAGTCCCTTCGGCTGGGTCATCCTGGCGTTCGTCGTCATCATGCAGGGGATCTCCCTTTCCACGGCCATGAAGGGGTTCCGTGACACCCCGGTGAAGGACAGCCTGGTGTATGTCACCTTCCACACGCCGTTGTTCTGGTTCTATTTCCTGTTCATTTTCCCGCTCATCACCATGCGGCTTTTCGCGGAGGAGGAGCGCAGCGGCACGCTGGAAAGCCTGCTGACCGCGCCGGTGCGGAGCTGGCAGGTGGTGGCGTCGAAGTACACCGCGGCCATGATTTTCTACACATTGCTGTGGGTGCCCGCCATCGTGCAGTTCAAAATGTTCGACTGGGTGACGGTGTTCGAGTGGGCGAAAGGCATGCCTCCGGCGTGGACCGCGGGCGGCCTGCTCGGTTCACTGGCCATCATCTGGCTCATGGGCGCGGCGTTCACCGCCGTCGGCTGCCTCTGCTCCTCGCTGACCTCCAGCCAGATCACCGCCGGCATCTTCACCATCGGCATCCTGGTCATCTTCCACTTCCTCGGCTACGTCACCACCATCTGGGGGAACTCCTTCGCCGGGGCCGCGTTCTTCGACTACATCTCCTCCCGCCAGCACCTCCACTACTTCGCCAGCGGCCTGTTCGACAGCCGTCCGGCGGTGCTCTACCTCACCCTTGCCATCTTCGTCCTGTTCCTGACCTACCAGGTCGTGGATTTCCGCCGCTGGCGGCGCTGA